From Erigeron canadensis isolate Cc75 chromosome 8, C_canadensis_v1, whole genome shotgun sequence, one genomic window encodes:
- the LOC122578797 gene encoding uncharacterized protein LOC122578797 has protein sequence MLLQTCPYSTTRLIPLTPSLNFISQSRQNVIKSMAKQTTNEPEPLSTPNKLAIAGGLISNPVIGWSLYTLKTTGCGLPPGPGGSIGALEGVSYLVVVGIVGWSLYTKSKTGSGLPNGPFGLLGAVEGLSYLSLVAILVVFGLQFYQQGFIPGPVPVPGDQCFG, from the coding sequence ATGTTACTCCAAACATGTCCATATTCCACAACAAGACTCATCCCACTAACACCATCCTTGAATTTCATCTCTCAATCTCGTCAAAATGTCATCAAATCCATGGCTAAACAAACCACCAATGAACCAGAACCACTTTCCACCCCCAACAAACTGGCTATAGCCGGTGGCCTAATCTCCAACCCTGTGATCGGATGGTCACTTTACACTCTCAAAACAACCGGATGTGGCCTTCCACCTGGTCCTGGTGGGTCCATTGGGGCATTGGAAGGTGTCAGTTACTTGGTGGTTGTTGGAATTGTGGGTTGGTCTTTGTATACTAAGTCCAAAACTGGGTCTGGATTGCCTAATGGACCATTTGGGTTGTTGGGTGCTGTTGAAGGGTTGTCGTATTTGTCGTTGGTTGCGATTTTGGTCGTTTTCGGGTTGCAGTTTTATCAGCAGGGTTTTATCCCTGGCCCGGTTCCTGTTCCTGGTGACCAATGCTTTGGTTAA